The genomic segment TCATCCAAAAACTCCCAGTAGCTTTCGACAAACTAAACGTCACAACCCATCCAGAAACATTACAAGCACTAAAAGAAGAAAACACCGGCACAAAATACGATTGGTTGCTAGAAAATATTCACTGGAATTTTGATATGAGACTTGATTACGGCGAATTTACAGTAGAAGAAGAAAAAGAATACTTTGACTACCGAATCACCGAAATCTTCCAGACACTTCATAAACAAAATGACGAACGGAAAATTCTAGGAGGCGATAATTCGTGAATTGGTCGCCTAAAAACCAAGCCTGGCAGGAACTGAAAAACACCGTTCCTTACATCCAAAAAGGCAAAATCCACACCGTCCAAGAACAAATGTATATTTCCAAAGGCCCACAAGTGAAAATTGGCGACACAGTCATGGTCGGCGAAAATAAAGTCCTTTGCGAAGTTATTTCCATCGAAAAAGAAAACAATATGCTATTACCTTTTAATCAAAGTGATAAAGTAGCATATGGTGACTGGGTTTACGTAACAGATACAAAAATCACCATCCCCGCGGACGAATTTTTACTTGGAAAAGTTTTAAATGCCTCAGGAGAAATCTTAAATGAAGAAGCAGGTACAGCAAAATTCAAGCAAAAAATGCCACTTGAAGCACCACCAATCCATGCTTTTAACCGGGCAGAAATCACTGAAACACTCGAAACAGGTATTAAAGCAATTGACGGCATGTTAACGATTGGAATTGGTCAAAAAATCGGTATTTTCGCAGGCTCTGGGGTGGGGAAATCGACCTTACTAGGAATGATTGCTAGAAATGCCAAAGCAGATATCAACATTATTGGCTTAGTTGGTGAACGTGGTCGGGAAGTAAAAGATTTCTTACGGAAAGACCTAGGCGAAGAAGGACTGCGAAAAAGTGTGATTGTTGCTGCTACTTCTGATGAAAGCCACCTAATG from the Listeria seeligeri serovar 1/2b str. SLCC3954 genome contains:
- the fliI gene encoding flagellar protein export ATPase FliI; this translates as MNWSPKNQAWQELKNTVPYIQKGKIHTVQEQMYISKGPQVKIGDTVMVGENKVLCEVISIEKENNMLLPFNQSDKVAYGDWVYVTDTKITIPADEFLLGKVLNASGEILNEEAGTAKFKQKMPLEAPPIHAFNRAEITETLETGIKAIDGMLTIGIGQKIGIFAGSGVGKSTLLGMIARNAKADINIIGLVGERGREVKDFLRKDLGEEGLRKSVIVAATSDESHLMQLRAAKLATSIAEHFRDQGKTVLLMMDSVTRFADARRSVDIAVKELPIGGKTLLMESYMKKLLERSGKTKLGSITGIYTVLVDGDDMNGPVPDLARGILDGHIVLTRELATKNHYPAIDVLGSVSRVMEEIVPENQWENASKIREWMSIYQENELYFKLGTIEQTNDNASIFTSKEKSYFIHQFLKQLRDENVSLEETNQLMETLV